In the genome of Vanacampus margaritifer isolate UIUO_Vmar chromosome 1, RoL_Vmar_1.0, whole genome shotgun sequence, one region contains:
- the bdkrb2 gene encoding B2 bradykinin receptor, which produces MDLPTTRPPELNVTATDGYQNATVQRSCVDPDLWEALTNSQPIFLGVVAVLGIVLNAFVLLVFCLHKKTCTVAEIYLSNLAAADFLLASCLIFWVVNIANDFNWPFGVPMCKMVNAGIKMNAYSSIYFLVLVSIDRYVALVHPMSHGRMRRPKYAKLGCLLVWVFSLFLSTPTLVFRAVKYVPQFGVTACIFDFPSRTVMLLCDVMLISFSFLIPITIISFCTVKIIQALSKRSIERFNAEKSEQKATTLVLVVLVAFLVCWLPFHIITFLDVLIKAGVMRGCQLEAGVDISSQLFDYLAFFNSIINPVLYVIVGKNFRKKAREVCKQWPVSSMTTSSTRSNTSATLRTFT; this is translated from the exons ATGGATCTTCCGACTACAAG GCCACCGGAGCTGAATGTGACGGCGACAGACGGATACCAAAATGCAACGGTTCAAAGGAGCTGCGTGGATCCGGACCTATGGGAGGCGCTCACCAACAGCCAGCCCATCTTCTTGGGGGTCGTGGCCGTGCTGGGAATCGTGTTGAACGCCTTCGTGCTGCTGGTTTTCTGCCTTCACAAGAAGACGTGCACGGTGGCCGAAATCTACCTGAGCAACCTGGCGGCCGCCGACTTCCTCCTGGCGTCCTGTCTTATCTTTTGGGTGGTCAACATCGCCAACGATTTCAACTGGCCTTTCGGGGTGCCCATGTGCAAAATGGTCAACGCGGGCATCAAGATGAACGCTTACAGCAGTATCTACTTCCTGGTTCTGGTTAGCATAGATCGCTACGTGGCGCTGGTTCACCCCATGTCGCACGGGCGAATGCGTCGACCCAAGTATGCCAAACTGGGTTGTCTGCTGGTGTGGGTCTTCAGCTTGTTCCTGTCCACGCCGACGTTGGTGTTTCGGGCGGTGAAGTACGTCCCGCAATTTGGCGTGACCGCCTGCATCTTTGATTTCCCAAGCCGCACGGTCATGCTGCTCTGCGATGTGATGCTAATTAGCTTCAGCTTCCTCATCCCTATTACCATCATCTCATTCTGCACCGTCAAGATCATCCAGGCGCTAAGCAAGCGCTCGATTGAGAGGTTCAACGCCGAGAAGAGCGAGCAGAAGGCCACCACGCTGGTGCTGGTCGTGCTGGTGGCCTTCCTCGTCTGCTGGCTACCATTTCACATCATCACCTTCCTGGATGTGCTCATAAAGGCCGGTGTGATGCGAGGGTGTCAGCTGGAAGCCGGCGTTGACATTTCCAGCCAGTTATTTGACTACTTGGCCTTTTTCAACAGCATCATCAACCCCGTCTTGTATGTCATCGTTGGGAAAAACTTCCGGAAAAAGGCTCGGGAAGTGTGCAAGCAGTGGCCTGTCAGTAGCATGACGACATCGTCCACGCGTTCAAACACTTCTGCAACATTGAGGACGTTTACATGA
- the bdkrb1 gene encoding B1 bradykinin receptor yields MMQNATEPVTLQAAASRWCENSTLSDALASIEFVTVRTIVPPYIISVSVLGLALNAFVLCVFLAHRDRLTVAEVYLGNLALADFALLCGLPFWAANILNNFHWPYGDALCKMVNCVMTVNLYTSVYTLVMIGVDRYLAIVRTMKARWLRRTRYAKVICVLLWIFGLSLSTPTLLHRKAMHFEEIQMTACMLDYSHGSSWKLANQVLQNTVGFLLPALVIVSSSGAIVRALRRRKENVGLRDVNDTKASVLLYAITLLFILCWGPYQVFTFIDTLCDIHVLDVKAWSDALDIGGQVSVYLGVLNSALNPVFYVLSGQYFRKKVSAIYGRALRRRRGSDMTTYQRSVVSTYINRPEQIKPVVI; encoded by the exons atgatgcagaat gCTACGGAGCCGGTGACCCTTCAAGCTGCGGCATCTCGGTGGTGTGAAAACAGCACCCTTTCAGACGCGCTGGCATCCATCGAGTTTGTCACCGTCCGCACCATCGTCCCTCCGTACATCATCAGCGTATCCGTGCTGGGCCTCGCCTTGAACGCCTTCGTCCTGTGCGTGTTCCTGGCGCACCGGGATCGGCTGACGGTGGCCGAGGTCTACCTGGGCAACCTGGCTTTGGCCGACTTCGCCCTCCTGTGCGGCCTCCCCTTCTGGGCCGCCAACATCCTCAACAATTTCCACTGGCCGTACGGCGACGCCTTGTGCAAGATGGTCAACTGCGTGATGACGGTCAACCTCTACACCAGCGTCTACACCCTCGTCATGATCGGCGTGGACCGCTACCTGGCCATCGTGAGGACCATGAAGGCCAGGTGGCTGCGGCGGACGCGCTACGCTAAAGTGATATGCGTGTTGCTGTGGATTTTCGGGCTCTCGCTCAGCACGCCGACCTTGCTGCACAGAAAGGCGATGCACTTTGAAGAAATCCAGATGACGGCCTGCATGTTGGACTACAGCCACGGGAGCTCGTGGAAGTTAGCCAACCAGGTTTTGCAGAACACCGTTGGCTTCCTGCTCCCCGCTCTGGTGATCGTCTCCAGCAGCGGCGCCATCGTCAGGGCTTTGCGACGGAGAAAGGAGAACGTCGGTCTTCGGGATGTGAACGACACAAAGGCCTCCGTCCTGTTGTACGCCATCACTCTGCTGTTCATCCTTTGCTGGGGGCCCTACCAGGTCTTCACCTTCATCGACACCCTCTGCGACATCCACGTACTGGACGTCAAAGCGTGGTCGGACGCTCTGGACATCGGCGGGCAGGTCTCGGTCTATCTCGGAGTCCTCAACAGCGCTCTCAACCCCGTGTTCTACGTCCTCTCTGGGCAATACTTCAGGAAGAAAGTTAGCGCCATCTATGGGAGGGCTCTGCGTCGTCGCAGAGGATCAGACATGACCACGTATCAGCGCTCTGTCGTGTCAACTTACATTAACAGACCTGAGCAGATTAAGCCTGTTGTCATATAG
- the kcnk10b gene encoding potassium channel subfamily K member 10b isoform X1, whose product MASFEKIDSASRSPIPVSEGSSIMQMLLIHMNDVTAEVHQWLGVTRRFAPCAHTHSPAACNDEGIKNNPHFFAPARGKKTHKMAVQTNLVPPKKSQPGTVKSSLVQASVATMQNPMGCEPKANGHCSLPRLSISSRSASVVASMDTSCDGSLIALHSVMKWKTVLAVFIVVVLYLVCGGLAFRALEQPFESHQKTSITLEKASFLARHPCVTRDELEALIKHSIDAVSAGVSPIGDTSYNSSYWDLASAFFFAGTVITTIGYGNIAPSTEGGKIFCILYAIFGIPLFGFLLAGIGDQLGTIFVKSILRVEKIFRQKHKQISQTKIRVTSTILFIFAGCIVFVTVPAFIFKHIEGWTTLEAIYFVVITLTTVGIGDYVAGGNRRIDYMEWYKPLVWFWILVGLAYFAAVLSMIGDWLRVLSKKTKEEVGEFKAHAAEWKANVRAEFRETRRRLSVEIHDKLQRAATIRSMERRQLGLEQRAHSLDMLSPEKRAVFASLDAGRFKTSSQESIDTKLNNLRLKGACEPYGHRGVEQMPETASSSEENLFNLRFGSLTKLARRSRNREIRRNIPGDSRRASVGIGNGAVDVERGEGGEEDCEMDEDNRETKERNTSLTNLSQHSADRSKLNGCIPELSNHQDH is encoded by the exons ATGGCATCATTTGAGAAAATCGACTCAGCAAGCAG GTCCCCCATCCCTGTATCTGAAGGCTCATCAATAATGCAGATGCTCCTCATACATATGAATGATGTCACCGCGGAGGTCCACCAATGGTTGGGCGTGACTCGTCGCTTTGCACCATgtgctcacacacactcaccggCTGCCTGCAACGATgagggaataaaaaataatccacatttttttgcgccagccagggggaaaaaaacacacaaaa TGGCGGTCCAGACCAACTTAGTTCCTCCCAAGAAGTCCCAGCCCGGCACGGTGAAGTCCAGCCTGGTCCAGGCCAGCGTGGCCACCATGCAGAACCCGATGGGCTGCGAGCCCAAAGCCAACGGCCACTGCTCCCTGCCTCGCCTGTCCATCTCGTCACGCTCCGCCAGCGTGGTGGCCAGCATGGACACCAGCTGCGACGGCTCGTTGATAGCTCTGCACTCGGTCATGAAGTGGAAGACAGTGCTGGCCGTGTTCATCGTGGTGGTCCTGTACCTGGTGTGTGGGGGTCTGGCGTTCAGGGCGTTGGAGCAGCCGTTTGAGAGCCACCAGAAGACCAGCATCACCCTGGAGAAGGCTTCCTTCCTGGCGAGGCATCCTTGTGTGACGCGCGACGAGCTGGAGGCTCTCATCAAG caTTCCATCGACGCTGTGAGTGCCGGGGTGAGTCCTATAGGTGACACGTCCTACAACTCCAGTTACTGGGACCTGGCCAGCGCTTTCTTCTTTGCCGGAACCGTCATCACGACCATCG GTTACGGAAACATCGCTCCCAGCACGGAGGGCGGCAAGATCTTCTGCATCCTTTATGCCATATTCGGCATCCCTCTTTTCGGTTTCCTATTAGCCGGCATTGGAGATCAGCTGGGCACTATTTTTGTGAAAAGTATTTTGAGAGTGGAGAAGATTTTCAGG caaaaacacaaacagatcaGTCAGACGAAGATCCGGGTGACGTCCACCATCCTCTTCATCTTTGCCGGTTGTATCGTCTTTGTCACCGTTCCCGCCTTCATCTTCAAACACATCGAGGGCTGGACAACGCTGGAGGCCATCTACTTTGTCGTCATTACTCTCACCACAGTGGGCATCGGCGACTACGTGGCGG GCGGAAACCGCAGAATTGACTACATGGAGTGGTACAAGCCTCTGGTGTGGTTCTGGATCCTGGTGGGTTTGGCCTACTTTGCCGCCGTCCTCAGCATGATCGGAGACTGGCTTCGGGTGCTGTCCAAGAAGACCAAAGAAGAG GTGGGAGAGTTCAAAGCCCACGCGGCCGAATGGAAGGCGAACGTCCGGGCCGAGTTCCGGGAGACGCGGCGGCGGCTGAGCGTGGAGATCCACGACAAGCTCCAGCGCGCCGCCACCATCCGCAGCATGGAGCGCCGTCAGCTGGGACTGGAGCAGCGGGCCCACTCTTTGGACATGCTGTCGCCCGAGAAGAGGGCGGTCTTCGCCAGCCTGGACGCCGGCCGCTTCAAGACCTCGTCCCAGGAGAGCATCGACACCAAGCTCAACAACCTGCGGCTGAAGGGCGCCTGCGAGCCCTACGGCCACCGCGGCGTCGAGCAGATGCCGGAGACGGCGTCTTCCTCGGAGGAGAACCTCTTCAACCTGCGCTTCGGCTCGCTCACCAAGTTGGCCAGACGTAGCAGGAACCGCGAGATCCGGAGGAACATCCCCGGGGACTCTCGGCGGGCCAGTGTCGGGATCGGGAACGGCGCGGTTGACGTAGAGCGCGGCGAGGGCGGGGAGGAAGATTGCGAGATGGATGAGGACAACCGAGAGACGAAGGAGAGGAACACCAGTTTGACAAACCTGTCGCAGCACTCCGCGGATCGTTCCAAGTTGAACGGCTGCATACCGGAACTGTCTAACCACCAGGACCATTAG
- the kcnk10b gene encoding potassium channel subfamily K member 10b isoform X3 produces the protein MKFPIETPRKQVNWDPEQVAVQTNLVPPKKSQPGTVKSSLVQASVATMQNPMGCEPKANGHCSLPRLSISSRSASVVASMDTSCDGSLIALHSVMKWKTVLAVFIVVVLYLVCGGLAFRALEQPFESHQKTSITLEKASFLARHPCVTRDELEALIKHSIDAVSAGVSPIGDTSYNSSYWDLASAFFFAGTVITTIGYGNIAPSTEGGKIFCILYAIFGIPLFGFLLAGIGDQLGTIFVKSILRVEKIFRQKHKQISQTKIRVTSTILFIFAGCIVFVTVPAFIFKHIEGWTTLEAIYFVVITLTTVGIGDYVAGGNRRIDYMEWYKPLVWFWILVGLAYFAAVLSMIGDWLRVLSKKTKEEVGEFKAHAAEWKANVRAEFRETRRRLSVEIHDKLQRAATIRSMERRQLGLEQRAHSLDMLSPEKRAVFASLDAGRFKTSSQESIDTKLNNLRLKGACEPYGHRGVEQMPETASSSEENLFNLRFGSLTKLARRSRNREIRRNIPGDSRRASVGIGNGAVDVERGEGGEEDCEMDEDNRETKERNTSLTNLSQHSADRSKLNGCIPELSNHQDH, from the exons ATGAAATTCCCAATAGAAACCCCGAGGAAACAAGTTAATTGGGACCCCGAACAAG TGGCGGTCCAGACCAACTTAGTTCCTCCCAAGAAGTCCCAGCCCGGCACGGTGAAGTCCAGCCTGGTCCAGGCCAGCGTGGCCACCATGCAGAACCCGATGGGCTGCGAGCCCAAAGCCAACGGCCACTGCTCCCTGCCTCGCCTGTCCATCTCGTCACGCTCCGCCAGCGTGGTGGCCAGCATGGACACCAGCTGCGACGGCTCGTTGATAGCTCTGCACTCGGTCATGAAGTGGAAGACAGTGCTGGCCGTGTTCATCGTGGTGGTCCTGTACCTGGTGTGTGGGGGTCTGGCGTTCAGGGCGTTGGAGCAGCCGTTTGAGAGCCACCAGAAGACCAGCATCACCCTGGAGAAGGCTTCCTTCCTGGCGAGGCATCCTTGTGTGACGCGCGACGAGCTGGAGGCTCTCATCAAG caTTCCATCGACGCTGTGAGTGCCGGGGTGAGTCCTATAGGTGACACGTCCTACAACTCCAGTTACTGGGACCTGGCCAGCGCTTTCTTCTTTGCCGGAACCGTCATCACGACCATCG GTTACGGAAACATCGCTCCCAGCACGGAGGGCGGCAAGATCTTCTGCATCCTTTATGCCATATTCGGCATCCCTCTTTTCGGTTTCCTATTAGCCGGCATTGGAGATCAGCTGGGCACTATTTTTGTGAAAAGTATTTTGAGAGTGGAGAAGATTTTCAGG caaaaacacaaacagatcaGTCAGACGAAGATCCGGGTGACGTCCACCATCCTCTTCATCTTTGCCGGTTGTATCGTCTTTGTCACCGTTCCCGCCTTCATCTTCAAACACATCGAGGGCTGGACAACGCTGGAGGCCATCTACTTTGTCGTCATTACTCTCACCACAGTGGGCATCGGCGACTACGTGGCGG GCGGAAACCGCAGAATTGACTACATGGAGTGGTACAAGCCTCTGGTGTGGTTCTGGATCCTGGTGGGTTTGGCCTACTTTGCCGCCGTCCTCAGCATGATCGGAGACTGGCTTCGGGTGCTGTCCAAGAAGACCAAAGAAGAG GTGGGAGAGTTCAAAGCCCACGCGGCCGAATGGAAGGCGAACGTCCGGGCCGAGTTCCGGGAGACGCGGCGGCGGCTGAGCGTGGAGATCCACGACAAGCTCCAGCGCGCCGCCACCATCCGCAGCATGGAGCGCCGTCAGCTGGGACTGGAGCAGCGGGCCCACTCTTTGGACATGCTGTCGCCCGAGAAGAGGGCGGTCTTCGCCAGCCTGGACGCCGGCCGCTTCAAGACCTCGTCCCAGGAGAGCATCGACACCAAGCTCAACAACCTGCGGCTGAAGGGCGCCTGCGAGCCCTACGGCCACCGCGGCGTCGAGCAGATGCCGGAGACGGCGTCTTCCTCGGAGGAGAACCTCTTCAACCTGCGCTTCGGCTCGCTCACCAAGTTGGCCAGACGTAGCAGGAACCGCGAGATCCGGAGGAACATCCCCGGGGACTCTCGGCGGGCCAGTGTCGGGATCGGGAACGGCGCGGTTGACGTAGAGCGCGGCGAGGGCGGGGAGGAAGATTGCGAGATGGATGAGGACAACCGAGAGACGAAGGAGAGGAACACCAGTTTGACAAACCTGTCGCAGCACTCCGCGGATCGTTCCAAGTTGAACGGCTGCATACCGGAACTGTCTAACCACCAGGACCATTAG
- the kcnk10b gene encoding potassium channel subfamily K member 10b isoform X2, with amino-acid sequence MTRDCADWGRPPFLIRSCFIRSLSVYKWHHLRKSTQQAVAVQTNLVPPKKSQPGTVKSSLVQASVATMQNPMGCEPKANGHCSLPRLSISSRSASVVASMDTSCDGSLIALHSVMKWKTVLAVFIVVVLYLVCGGLAFRALEQPFESHQKTSITLEKASFLARHPCVTRDELEALIKHSIDAVSAGVSPIGDTSYNSSYWDLASAFFFAGTVITTIGYGNIAPSTEGGKIFCILYAIFGIPLFGFLLAGIGDQLGTIFVKSILRVEKIFRQKHKQISQTKIRVTSTILFIFAGCIVFVTVPAFIFKHIEGWTTLEAIYFVVITLTTVGIGDYVAGGNRRIDYMEWYKPLVWFWILVGLAYFAAVLSMIGDWLRVLSKKTKEEVGEFKAHAAEWKANVRAEFRETRRRLSVEIHDKLQRAATIRSMERRQLGLEQRAHSLDMLSPEKRAVFASLDAGRFKTSSQESIDTKLNNLRLKGACEPYGHRGVEQMPETASSSEENLFNLRFGSLTKLARRSRNREIRRNIPGDSRRASVGIGNGAVDVERGEGGEEDCEMDEDNRETKERNTSLTNLSQHSADRSKLNGCIPELSNHQDH; translated from the exons ATGACACG AGACTGCGCTGACTGGGGACGACCTCCGTTCCTCATACGCTCCTGTTTCATCCGGTCGCTGTCTGTTTACAAATGGCATCATTTGAGAAAATCGACTCAGCAAGCAG TGGCGGTCCAGACCAACTTAGTTCCTCCCAAGAAGTCCCAGCCCGGCACGGTGAAGTCCAGCCTGGTCCAGGCCAGCGTGGCCACCATGCAGAACCCGATGGGCTGCGAGCCCAAAGCCAACGGCCACTGCTCCCTGCCTCGCCTGTCCATCTCGTCACGCTCCGCCAGCGTGGTGGCCAGCATGGACACCAGCTGCGACGGCTCGTTGATAGCTCTGCACTCGGTCATGAAGTGGAAGACAGTGCTGGCCGTGTTCATCGTGGTGGTCCTGTACCTGGTGTGTGGGGGTCTGGCGTTCAGGGCGTTGGAGCAGCCGTTTGAGAGCCACCAGAAGACCAGCATCACCCTGGAGAAGGCTTCCTTCCTGGCGAGGCATCCTTGTGTGACGCGCGACGAGCTGGAGGCTCTCATCAAG caTTCCATCGACGCTGTGAGTGCCGGGGTGAGTCCTATAGGTGACACGTCCTACAACTCCAGTTACTGGGACCTGGCCAGCGCTTTCTTCTTTGCCGGAACCGTCATCACGACCATCG GTTACGGAAACATCGCTCCCAGCACGGAGGGCGGCAAGATCTTCTGCATCCTTTATGCCATATTCGGCATCCCTCTTTTCGGTTTCCTATTAGCCGGCATTGGAGATCAGCTGGGCACTATTTTTGTGAAAAGTATTTTGAGAGTGGAGAAGATTTTCAGG caaaaacacaaacagatcaGTCAGACGAAGATCCGGGTGACGTCCACCATCCTCTTCATCTTTGCCGGTTGTATCGTCTTTGTCACCGTTCCCGCCTTCATCTTCAAACACATCGAGGGCTGGACAACGCTGGAGGCCATCTACTTTGTCGTCATTACTCTCACCACAGTGGGCATCGGCGACTACGTGGCGG GCGGAAACCGCAGAATTGACTACATGGAGTGGTACAAGCCTCTGGTGTGGTTCTGGATCCTGGTGGGTTTGGCCTACTTTGCCGCCGTCCTCAGCATGATCGGAGACTGGCTTCGGGTGCTGTCCAAGAAGACCAAAGAAGAG GTGGGAGAGTTCAAAGCCCACGCGGCCGAATGGAAGGCGAACGTCCGGGCCGAGTTCCGGGAGACGCGGCGGCGGCTGAGCGTGGAGATCCACGACAAGCTCCAGCGCGCCGCCACCATCCGCAGCATGGAGCGCCGTCAGCTGGGACTGGAGCAGCGGGCCCACTCTTTGGACATGCTGTCGCCCGAGAAGAGGGCGGTCTTCGCCAGCCTGGACGCCGGCCGCTTCAAGACCTCGTCCCAGGAGAGCATCGACACCAAGCTCAACAACCTGCGGCTGAAGGGCGCCTGCGAGCCCTACGGCCACCGCGGCGTCGAGCAGATGCCGGAGACGGCGTCTTCCTCGGAGGAGAACCTCTTCAACCTGCGCTTCGGCTCGCTCACCAAGTTGGCCAGACGTAGCAGGAACCGCGAGATCCGGAGGAACATCCCCGGGGACTCTCGGCGGGCCAGTGTCGGGATCGGGAACGGCGCGGTTGACGTAGAGCGCGGCGAGGGCGGGGAGGAAGATTGCGAGATGGATGAGGACAACCGAGAGACGAAGGAGAGGAACACCAGTTTGACAAACCTGTCGCAGCACTCCGCGGATCGTTCCAAGTTGAACGGCTGCATACCGGAACTGTCTAACCACCAGGACCATTAG
- the spata7 gene encoding uncharacterized protein spata7 isoform X1, whose amino-acid sequence MNLHRLDETKMRHLLDILQNNLDEPSTPSNSEELGKKDLLDSLLVMPESALERVQAKEDTNLFCLTSEGSNSQEACLEPALSPTPLWSSERSSQLTANEKTEEEEDDDNWGEGTSEHVSDNEEKSEEDYLLVVTEKEDAGGDARHEELLQDQAEADADSDEKSKALEDLEIRFSECLHIGKDVKGDILDSSSELQTNTLASVSDDDF is encoded by the exons ATGAATCTGCATCGTCTGGATGAG ACTAAAATGCGCCACCTTCTGGACATCCTGCAAAATAACCTGGACGAGCCTTCCACTCCTTCCAACAGCGAGGAGCTTGGGAAAAAAGACCTTCTCGATTCCCTCCTGGTGATGCCCGAATCGGCGCTGGAGCGAGTACAAGCCAAAGAGGACACCAACCTGTTCTGTCTTACGAGCGAAGGCAGCAATTCTCAAGAGGCCTGTCTGGAACCCGCGTTGAGCCCCACGCCTTTATGGTCTTCTGAAAGAAGTTCTCAGCTGACAGCTAATGAAAAgacagaagaggaggaggacgacgacAACTGGGGAGAGGGCACGAGCGAGCATGTTAGCGATAATGAAGAAAAGTCTGAAGAGGACTACCTACTGGTCGTGACAGAGAAGGAAGATGCAGGCGGCGATGCCAGACACGAGGAGCTCCTTCAGGACCAAGCTGAGGCAGATGCAGACTCTGACGAAAAATCCAAAGCGCTTGAAGACCTGGAAATTAGGTTTTCAGAGTGTCTGCATATCGGTAAAGATGTTAAAGGTGACATTTTGGACTCTTCCAGTGAGCTCCAAACAAATACATTGGCCTCTGTCAGTGATGACGACTTTTAA
- the spata7 gene encoding uncharacterized protein spata7 isoform X2: protein MSEELGKKDLLDSLLVMPESALERVQAKEDTNLFCLTSEGSNSQEACLEPALSPTPLWSSERSSQLTANEKTEEEEDDDNWGEGTSEHVSDNEEKSEEDYLLVVTEKEDAGGDARHEELLQDQAEADADSDEKSKALEDLEIRFSECLHIGKDVKGDILDSSSELQTNTLASVSDDDF, encoded by the exons ATGAG CGAGGAGCTTGGGAAAAAAGACCTTCTCGATTCCCTCCTGGTGATGCCCGAATCGGCGCTGGAGCGAGTACAAGCCAAAGAGGACACCAACCTGTTCTGTCTTACGAGCGAAGGCAGCAATTCTCAAGAGGCCTGTCTGGAACCCGCGTTGAGCCCCACGCCTTTATGGTCTTCTGAAAGAAGTTCTCAGCTGACAGCTAATGAAAAgacagaagaggaggaggacgacgacAACTGGGGAGAGGGCACGAGCGAGCATGTTAGCGATAATGAAGAAAAGTCTGAAGAGGACTACCTACTGGTCGTGACAGAGAAGGAAGATGCAGGCGGCGATGCCAGACACGAGGAGCTCCTTCAGGACCAAGCTGAGGCAGATGCAGACTCTGACGAAAAATCCAAAGCGCTTGAAGACCTGGAAATTAGGTTTTCAGAGTGTCTGCATATCGGTAAAGATGTTAAAGGTGACATTTTGGACTCTTCCAGTGAGCTCCAAACAAATACATTGGCCTCTGTCAGTGATGACGACTTTTAA